The Belonocnema kinseyi isolate 2016_QV_RU_SX_M_011 chromosome 2, B_treatae_v1, whole genome shotgun sequence nucleotide sequence AAATCTTGATCAGCATCATCATTAATTATTAAGAACTATTAATCACAGACATAAATCAATCATTCGTTAATCATCGTCCTCGTCGCTAAAAATcatagatttaaaattaacttttccagaAGAACCAGCTTTTGGAAATCTAAATTCATAACTAGAATCAATTGTTACTTTTTGATTatcctttttggaaaattcagcTAACAATGCATAAATTGCATCCTGTTTCTCTGCAGTTTTAGGAAGAACGCAAGGATAAATTTCACTCGcaggaaaatactttaaaaatgcttttagcTCCTCACACGAAGCATGCGACGAATAGCAAACGGATAATTGTCTTTCTTTAACTTCATCCCAACTTATGAACGCGCCTGAGTCTAAATTTCCTCCCCATTTATAAACAGAAATGTGTatagctaaaatatttttttcatccacATCAGGACGACATGGTAGGCATCCTCTAAAGTCTCTGAACAACAAACATCCATGTAAGGGAGTACTATTTGCGTTATTGGTAATGTACGGGccaatttcttttattcttttatagACCTCGTATACAGAATctttaacatgaatttttttattcaaaccaaTCGAAATATCCTTAAATACATATTCAAGACCATAATTGTATGGTAATTTCATAATTACTATATTTTTGGGGTCAAGATTAAGCCAATCTTTCGTGGCTTTGCGTATTTCATCAACGCTTTCTTTTCTTGTTGGAATTTTGAAGTACTCTAACCTTAAAAACGTCGTgtctaaataaattttatcgaatttctttggatacaaatttttacCGTCGCAATCATGCAGAggttttattttagcaaaatcgttCGCATTAATTCGAAAATCGCCcgtatataaaattttcttttcattgtaTTCGAAAAGAAACATAACAGATCCTGGACAATGTCCAGCAGGAATTAGCGTTACTGTAACAAATACAGTAGTTCCTTTTTCTCTATTAAAACCTATTACCACCGGACTGAGCGCAGACAAGCCTTTTATCATATCCGATTTAACTAAATTAGATTTTGCATTTAATATTGCTTTGGAAATTTCACTGCAGtacaaaaatttgttctttttttctaagTTCTCTATGAAAAAGTTATGTAATCCTTTCATATGATCGGAATGACAATGACTTAGGAAATAAACAGAAGCGCTAAGGTTTTCCTTATTCTCAAAACGATCCACCGAGATGCCTGGTATTTCTTCTATAGGCCCAGGAAAAGTCGACATTCTGACCCGAATCTTTTTGGTAAGTCtgtaaatcaaattttgaaaatcaaatgcgtctattttcatttaaaaggaaGCTTTATTATgttctaaaaactatttttgtattttaaatgacATATTACTTcacaatataaatttaattaatcaaacgAACGCAGAGATAGGGAAACTTAAGAGGCGagtgaagtgtgtggtactgcggttgtaggaagaatgactGGTGATgcttggtggaatgatgaaatccgcGCAGTCATTGACAAAAAGAAGCAAgcgtataaaaaaaagttgaacattacaGCCCTTACCGATGACGAGAGAATTAATCTAGAAAATGATTATAGATTCAAAAACAGAAAAGTAAAAATACTAGTAAGAGAAAGTAAGGGTAAAATCCAAGCGgaagagaagaaaatgcaaatCGATTTTCAAGGAAGTAA carries:
- the LOC117183088 gene encoding protein artemis-like isoform X2, translated to MSTFPGPIEEIPGISVDRFENKENLSASVYFLSHCHSDHMKGLHNFFIENLEKKNKFLYCSEISKAILNAKSNLVKSDMIKGLSALSPVVIGFNREKGTTVFVTVTLIPAGHCPGSVMFLFEYNEKKILYTGDFRINANDFAKIKPLHDCDGKNLYPKKFDKIYLDTTFLRLEYFKIPTRKESVDEIRKATKDWLNLDPKNIVIMKLPYNYGLEYVFKDISIGLNKKIHVKDSVYEVYKRIKEIGPYITNNANSTPLHGCLLFRDFRGCLPCRPDVDEKNILAIHISVYKWGGNLDSGAFISWDEVKERQLSVCYSSHASCEELKAFLKYFPASEIYPCVLPKTAEKQDAIYALLAEFSKKDNQKVTIDSSYEFRFPKAGSSGKVNFKSMIFSDEDDD